In Deinococcus maricopensis DSM 21211, one genomic interval encodes:
- a CDS encoding phosphoenolpyruvate carboxylase translates to MGIREDVNTLGRALGQVLKEQEGEAFFDTVERVRALVRQARAGDGDAPLRELLEGATPEDAENLVRAFSLYFQLVNLAEEYERVRTLAGREGVRPQSLEAALTELHASGLSADDAEALIQRVNLGLTFTAHPTEMRRRTVRAHLVQVARDIPDLSDPTTYDAAVERITAHVEALWNTPELRRLKPTVLDEVKGGLSYVPSIAQAVTRLQRDLQRAFERVYGRPTSARVPLSLHSWMGGDRDGNPFVTPDATRDTLTLHRDRARDLLLNAIRQTYADLSQDERGEETYRAELQALHDAVQAGQHVDLTAQLDALDARLREHGQARSADVLLAPLRTHARTFGQHLVSLDIREHSALTGAAAAALLDAAGMPGYADLPEHAKTELLTRELRSRRPLWPAGEALPEELERAVGPIREVARAVRKVGPRAFGRYIISMSESVSDVLEPLLLAREVGFRVLPVPLFETLDDLERAPSVVWELLSLPEYRAVLGSDVQEIMLGYSDSNKDAGFLAANWALHEAQRRLADVCRRAGVPWRFFHGRGTSIGRGGGPASRAILGQPAGTIGSGLRITEQGEALADKYSHPVLAHRNLEQALSGLLLAAARPAADLPAAWTEALDRAARASAGAYRALVTTPEFLPFFEAATPIHEISRLNIASRPVRRPGAPTLQNLRAIPWVMSWTQNRANLPGWYGLREGLREIGVPLARELYAQWPFFRSMLDNAQMSLAKSDLLIFDEYLTLGGPALGPDLKAAYADTVALVQDIVGADLLRNEPRLHESIGLRNPYIDPIHRLQVELLRRARREDGGLDRYERPLLLSVQGIAAGVRNTG, encoded by the coding sequence ATGGGCATACGAGAAGACGTGAACACCCTCGGGCGCGCGCTCGGGCAGGTCCTCAAGGAACAGGAAGGCGAGGCTTTTTTCGACACCGTGGAGCGCGTCCGCGCGCTCGTCCGCCAGGCGCGCGCCGGCGACGGCGACGCGCCCCTGCGTGAACTTCTGGAAGGCGCCACCCCCGAGGACGCCGAGAACCTCGTGCGCGCCTTCAGCCTGTACTTCCAACTGGTAAACCTCGCTGAGGAGTACGAGCGCGTCCGCACCCTCGCCGGCCGCGAAGGCGTCCGCCCGCAGAGCCTCGAAGCGGCCCTGACCGAACTGCACGCGAGCGGCCTGAGCGCCGACGACGCCGAAGCACTGATTCAACGCGTGAACCTCGGCCTCACCTTCACCGCCCACCCGACCGAGATGCGCCGCCGCACCGTCCGCGCGCACCTCGTGCAGGTCGCGCGCGACATTCCTGACCTCAGCGACCCCACCACGTACGACGCGGCTGTGGAGCGCATCACCGCGCACGTGGAAGCACTGTGGAACACCCCGGAACTCCGGCGCCTGAAACCCACCGTCCTCGACGAGGTCAAAGGCGGCCTCAGCTACGTGCCCAGCATCGCGCAGGCCGTCACGCGCCTGCAACGTGACCTGCAGCGCGCCTTCGAGCGCGTGTACGGACGCCCCACGAGCGCGCGCGTGCCGCTCAGCCTGCACTCCTGGATGGGCGGCGACCGCGACGGCAACCCCTTCGTGACGCCCGACGCCACGCGCGACACGCTCACCCTGCACCGCGACCGCGCCCGCGACCTGCTCCTGAACGCCATCCGGCAGACGTACGCGGACCTCAGCCAGGACGAGCGCGGCGAGGAGACGTACCGCGCCGAACTGCAGGCGCTCCACGACGCCGTGCAGGCCGGGCAGCACGTGGACCTCACAGCGCAGCTCGACGCCCTCGACGCGCGCCTGCGCGAGCACGGGCAGGCGCGCAGCGCGGACGTGCTGCTCGCGCCGCTCCGCACGCACGCGCGCACGTTCGGGCAGCACCTCGTCAGCCTCGATATCCGCGAGCACAGCGCCCTCACCGGCGCGGCCGCCGCTGCCCTCTTGGACGCGGCCGGCATGCCCGGGTACGCGGACCTGCCCGAGCACGCCAAAACCGAACTGCTCACGCGCGAACTCCGCTCCCGCCGCCCCCTGTGGCCCGCCGGTGAGGCCCTCCCCGAGGAGCTGGAACGCGCGGTCGGCCCGATCCGCGAGGTCGCGCGGGCGGTCCGCAAGGTCGGCCCGCGCGCGTTCGGGCGGTACATCATCAGCATGAGCGAAAGCGTCAGTGACGTCCTCGAGCCGTTGCTGCTCGCCCGTGAGGTCGGGTTCCGCGTGCTGCCCGTCCCGCTGTTCGAGACGCTCGACGACCTGGAGCGTGCCCCCAGCGTCGTCTGGGAACTCCTGAGCCTCCCCGAGTACCGCGCCGTGCTCGGCAGCGACGTGCAGGAAATCATGCTCGGGTACAGCGACAGCAACAAGGACGCCGGCTTCCTGGCCGCCAACTGGGCGCTGCACGAAGCGCAGCGCCGCCTCGCGGACGTGTGCCGCCGCGCGGGCGTCCCGTGGCGCTTCTTCCACGGGCGCGGCACCAGCATCGGCCGCGGCGGCGGCCCCGCCAGCCGCGCCATTCTCGGGCAGCCCGCCGGCACCATCGGCTCCGGCCTGCGCATCACCGAGCAGGGCGAAGCGCTCGCCGACAAGTACAGCCACCCCGTCCTCGCGCACCGCAACCTGGAGCAGGCCCTCTCCGGGCTGCTGCTCGCCGCCGCGCGTCCCGCCGCGGACCTGCCTGCCGCGTGGACCGAGGCGCTCGACCGGGCCGCGCGCGCCAGCGCCGGCGCGTACCGCGCGCTCGTCACCACCCCGGAATTCCTGCCGTTCTTCGAGGCCGCCACGCCCATCCACGAGATCTCCCGCCTGAACATCGCCTCTCGGCCGGTGCGTCGCCCCGGCGCGCCCACCCTGCAGAACCTCCGCGCGATCCCCTGGGTGATGAGCTGGACGCAGAACCGCGCGAACCTGCCCGGCTGGTACGGCCTGCGCGAGGGCCTGCGCGAGATCGGCGTACCGCTCGCCCGCGAGCTGTACGCGCAGTGGCCGTTCTTCCGCAGCATGCTCGACAACGCCCAGATGAGCCTCGCCAAGAGCGACCTGCTGATCTTCGACGAGTACCTGACGCTCGGCGGGCCCGCGCTTGGCCCGGACCTCAAGGCCGCGTACGCGGACACCGTCGCGCTCGTGCAGGACATCGTCGGCGCGGACCTGCTCCGCAACGAACCGCGCCTGCACGAAAGCATCGGGCTGCGCAACCCCTACATTGACCCCATCCACCGCCTGCAAGTGGAACTGCTGCGCCGCGCGCGCCGTGAGGACGGCGGCCTCGACCGCTACGAGCGCCCCCTGCTGCTCAGCGTGCAGGGCATCGCCGCGGGCGTCCGCAACACCGGCTGA
- a CDS encoding TIGR00282 family metallophosphoesterase, with product MLRLLFVGDVYGKPGRRVLGTHLPAIRDAYDFIIVNGENAAGGFGLNRESAQAIFKAGAGCITLGNHTWNNKEVHTLFEDGRVIRPLNYPAGAPGAGYTTFTVGGERLTVVNLLGRVYMDPNVDNPFSLMEDLLTRPDLGTVFVDFHAEATSEKVAFARHFDGRVAAVIGTHTHVPTADTRLLPGGTAFQADAGMTGPYESIIGADPEGPIQRFLTGLPHRYVVAEGPAQLNAVAIDIQGGRATRIERVTHLEQ from the coding sequence ATGTTGCGGCTGCTGTTCGTGGGAGACGTGTACGGGAAACCCGGAAGGCGCGTGCTCGGCACGCACCTTCCGGCCATCCGGGACGCGTACGACTTCATCATCGTGAACGGCGAGAACGCCGCCGGCGGCTTCGGCCTGAACCGCGAAAGCGCCCAGGCCATCTTCAAGGCCGGCGCCGGCTGTATCACGCTCGGGAACCACACGTGGAACAACAAGGAAGTCCACACGCTGTTCGAGGACGGACGCGTCATCCGCCCCCTCAACTACCCAGCCGGCGCGCCCGGCGCCGGCTACACCACCTTCACCGTCGGCGGTGAGCGCCTCACGGTCGTGAACCTGCTTGGCCGTGTCTACATGGACCCGAACGTCGACAACCCGTTCAGCCTCATGGAGGACCTCCTCACCCGCCCGGACCTCGGCACCGTCTTCGTGGACTTCCACGCGGAAGCCACCAGCGAGAAGGTCGCGTTCGCGCGGCACTTCGACGGACGCGTCGCCGCCGTCATTGGCACGCACACGCACGTCCCCACCGCCGACACCCGCCTGCTGCCCGGCGGCACCGCCTTCCAGGCCGACGCCGGCATGACCGGCCCGTACGAAAGCATCATCGGCGCGGACCCCGAAGGGCCCATCCAGCGGTTCCTGACCGGCCTGCCGCACCGGTACGTCGTCGCGGAAGGTCCCGCGCAACTCAACGCCGTCGCCATCGACATTCAGGGTGGGCGCGCCACACGCATCGAACGCGTCACGCACCTCGAGCAGTAA
- a CDS encoding ABC transporter permease has translation MARLPSLPLTLARAHLTRRRAQNLITMLGIAVGMMVLITALSLTNGFTRALVDATLRATPHLSLQRYVPGGRDPNLERTLRADPRVEAIAPFLADKGLLTRPASRNRNAGVDFATLFGVTPDAAGVLQFPGPTTQALRTLKDGEVILGSALAQSIGAFSGDELRLLNSMQRRAALKVRTLFSTGNYQIDSAYAFVTLRTLQDLQGTTNITGYQVRLHDPEQTRAVASSVVAGGTFSPIAWQDLYRTLLDQLALQKRVIGFVVFLIVIVAAFGIASVLTLTVFEKTQEIAILRAIGATRGVITRTFLIEGVILGVSGLILGDLLGLAVCAYFTAYPFRLPGDLYFITALPVEVRATDVLWVNAVGLATTLLAAYLPARRAAGVEPAQIIR, from the coding sequence GTGGCCCGCCTTCCCTCCCTGCCGCTCACGCTCGCCCGCGCGCACCTCACGCGCCGCCGCGCCCAGAACCTCATTACGATGCTGGGCATCGCGGTCGGCATGATGGTCCTCATCACCGCGCTGAGCCTCACCAACGGCTTCACGCGCGCCCTCGTGGACGCCACGCTGCGCGCCACCCCCCACCTCAGCCTGCAACGCTATGTGCCCGGCGGACGCGACCCGAACCTCGAACGCACCCTCCGCGCCGACCCGCGGGTCGAGGCCATCGCGCCATTCCTCGCCGACAAGGGCCTGCTCACGCGTCCCGCCAGCCGCAACCGCAACGCCGGCGTGGACTTCGCGACCCTGTTCGGCGTGACGCCCGACGCGGCCGGCGTCCTGCAGTTCCCCGGGCCGACCACGCAGGCGCTCCGGACCCTCAAGGACGGCGAGGTCATCCTCGGCAGCGCCCTCGCGCAGTCCATCGGCGCGTTCAGCGGCGACGAGCTGCGCCTGCTGAACAGCATGCAGCGCCGCGCCGCGCTGAAGGTCCGCACGCTGTTCAGCACCGGCAACTACCAGATCGACAGCGCGTACGCGTTCGTCACGCTGCGCACGCTGCAGGACCTGCAGGGCACCACGAACATCACCGGGTACCAGGTGCGCCTCCACGACCCCGAGCAGACGCGCGCCGTCGCGAGCAGCGTCGTCGCGGGCGGCACCTTCAGCCCCATCGCGTGGCAGGACCTGTACCGCACCCTGCTGGACCAGCTGGCCCTGCAGAAGCGCGTGATCGGCTTCGTGGTGTTCCTGATCGTGATCGTCGCGGCGTTCGGCATCGCCAGCGTCCTCACCCTCACCGTGTTCGAGAAGACGCAGGAGATCGCCATCCTGCGCGCTATCGGCGCGACGCGCGGCGTGATCACGCGCACCTTCCTGATCGAGGGCGTAATCCTCGGCGTGAGCGGCCTGATCCTCGGGGACCTGCTGGGCCTCGCCGTGTGCGCGTACTTCACGGCGTATCCGTTCCGGCTGCCCGGCGACCTGTACTTCATCACGGCCCTGCCCGTGGAGGTCCGCGCCACCGACGTCCTGTGGGTGAACGCCGTGGGTCTCGCCACCACACTGCTCGCCGCGTACCTGCCCGCGCGCCGCGCTGCGGGCGTGGAACCCGCGCAGATCATCCGCTGA
- a CDS encoding 3D domain-containing protein: protein MSNTTNRALLTAAALMGSALAAPALPSSAVAETAVKAALANEKPATTAAKPAASAAAARQQAIQQAERAAQANAKPVVAAARATGASAVVRSTAYNSTPGQTDSSPFITATGTRVRFGTVALSRDLLKKFPYGTRIKIEDLSGRYNSVLAGRVFIVEDTMSPRKSNTVDVWMPSRGQALQWGNRQIRITALK from the coding sequence ATGTCAAACACCACCAACCGCGCCCTGCTGACCGCCGCCGCCCTCATGGGCAGCGCCCTGGCCGCCCCGGCCCTCCCCAGCAGCGCCGTTGCCGAAACGGCCGTCAAAGCCGCCCTGGCCAACGAAAAACCCGCCACGACCGCCGCCAAACCCGCCGCCAGCGCCGCTGCCGCACGCCAACAGGCCATCCAGCAGGCCGAGCGCGCCGCCCAGGCCAACGCCAAACCGGTCGTTGCTGCCGCTCGCGCCACCGGCGCCAGCGCTGTCGTCCGCAGCACCGCCTACAACAGCACCCCCGGGCAGACCGACAGCAGCCCGTTCATCACCGCCACCGGCACCCGCGTGCGCTTCGGCACCGTCGCCCTCAGCCGCGACCTGCTCAAAAAATTCCCGTATGGCACCCGCATCAAGATCGAGGACCTCAGCGGCCGCTACAACAGCGTCCTCGCCGGCCGCGTCTTCATTGTCGAAGACACCATGAGCCCCCGCAAAAGCAACACCGTCGACGTCTGGATGCCCAGCCGCGGCCAGGCCCTCCAGTGGGGCAACCGCCAGATCCGCATCACCGCCCTCAAATGA